Sequence from the Cuniculiplasma divulgatum genome:
CTTGATGCGCCTGCCATATCAAAGATTATGGCGTCACTGAAATGACCGGTCTGTCATTCCTGACAGGCCATAAACGGGGAAAATGCAGTTTCCCTCATTATAATTACACCCATAATCAATAATCCAGCATTTACTGACTGGAATCCTCATATATTGCACTGTTAGGCGCGGTGTTGCCTGAGGCCTGTTCTGTTCAGGCAAATCTCAAAAATTATAACTGATGGCTCATTCAGGATATTCTGATGAAGAGATCTGCACCGGGGATTCTGGCCGTGATCATAATAGTTGCCATTCTCGTGGGGATCACGGCATATTCAGGCGAATTCCCTCCAGCATCTGTTGTGGAATCCTACAGCATGGAGCACTCTTCCAGCTGGGAATGGGGCACAATAAATGTTGGTGATATTGTCATAGTGAAGTATGTCCCAAATCCCGTTGAGGATGTTGTAACATATGTGACCGGAAGAATCACCAACTTCTCCACCTACGGTGAATATGGCGATGTCTTACTCTACCACGATCCAGACGGAAACACCGTAATCCATCGTGCCATGTTCTACCTTACATGGAATGGCAGCAGGCCCGTTGTGCAGGGATACACAGACCAGAGCTGGCTGAAGATATACGGCATGAACATCGTGATTTATGACTGCGGCTATTCCCACAGGAATCTCCTTGTAAACGTCTCGGGCTTTGTGAACGAAAGCGGATTCATCACCGTTGGTGATCATAACCTGGCAACTGCCCCATCTTTCTATTTCAATGCAAAGTATGACGCATACCTGGCGGCTGATCAGAACGTGGGCATCACTCCAGCCCCGGTGAAACCCAGCCAGGTTGTGGGAATTGCCAGGGGGCAGATACCATGGTTCGGCCTCATAAAGCTCAACCTCATGAGGCTTGAGGGAGACTGGCCCTATTATAATGAGGTGCCTGCCCACAGCTATGAGTACCTTGGAGCTTCACTCTTCCTGATTTTCCTGGCCATATTCTTCCCGTATCCATATCTGGGAAAAGGCCGGAAGAGAAAATGAATTAATATCAGATGCTATTGTCTGACAATGAATCCTTTCACACTGGCTGCCCTCATATTTTCCTTAATAGCCATAGCATTGTGGATAGTGACTTTTACTCAGAGCAGATCGCGCCGAGACATAAAGGCTGCCCCTGAGGAAAAGCCTTCCGAACCTGAGAATCACCCTGCTGTGGTGGAAGATCATATGGAGCCTGCCACACCGCTGGCAACTGGAAATAATGACCAGGACGATTTCATGAAGGACCTCACTAAGTTCTCCCAGATGGTAAGGAAAAACCTGGAGATCATCAACACCAGGATAGGAATCAAATTCGACATCAAGCCCCTGTCGCAGAAGAGCCGGGATACAGGCCATGAAAAATACGTTGCGTCAATGGACATATCCGGTGAAACCAAGAACGTAGAGAACCAGAAGCCGCCAGATCATTAAGCCACAGAGAACAGCCCCTGAGCCCCTTTTCTAATTTGGAAGCACCCGATCCAGGTACCATTCGGTGGAGAACTCCATGATGTCGTCCATTCCCTGGCCTACCCCCAGGAACAGCACAGGCTTCCGAAGCTGGTCAGCTATTGTTATTATGGCGCCTCCCCTAGCGTCGGTGTCCAGCTTTGTAAGGACGACGCAGTCAAATGATGTCTCCTTCATGAATGTTTCAGCCTGGTACACCGCGTCCTGGCCTATCATTGCATCCAGCACAAGGACAGTGAGATCAGGCTTTGCCACCCTCTTCATCTTCTTCATCTCCTCAAGGAGATTCTTGTTGGTCTGCATCCTGCCAGCTGAATCGATCAATACATAGTCAAGGTTCCTGGCCTTCGCATGATCAATTGCATCGAATGCCACGGATGCCGGATCGCTTCCCGCCTCATGCTTTATGAGATTCACCCCGATATCCTGGCAGAGAAGGCTCAACTGCTCAATTGCACCTGCCCTGAAAGTATCTCCAGCAGCAACAACAACACGCTTGCCATTTTTCTTGAGATAATTTGCTATCTTTGCCACAGTTGTGGTCTTCCCCGTTCCGTTTATCCCAAGGAACAGGATCACGAAGGGCTTCTTTCCGGGATTGAGTATATCAATGCCTGTTGAATTCTCATCAAGTATCTTCCTGATGGATTTTCTCAGGGCATCCCTGAGATCAGCCTGGCTCACCTTCTTTCCGGGCCTTTCCAGAAAATTATCCAGATCAGCTATGATCCTTTCAGATGTCTCAAGGGACACATCAGATTCCAGAAGGGCATCCCTGACGGAACTTTCAATATCCCCTTTCCTGAGAACCTCATCGCTACCTGCTGATCCCTTGAAAAGGCCTGAGAGCTTCTTCCTGAAATTCTCAAACATGGCGTCTATCCCTTGTTTCTGCCCATCTGGTTCTGAACTGCAGCAACAAGTGAGTTGTACCTGTCTGAAATTTCAGTACGCCTCTGCTGAATGTTCTGAACCGAATCCTGTATTTCCTTGATGTTCCTGTCCAGTCTGCCAAGGGTCACGCTGGAATCCTCCTCAATATAAAGATCAGAACCTATTGGAACGAACAGCTTCTCTTCGTTATGAAGATCCGCCTTCATGTAAATGCCAGCTCCTATGCCGATTTTCACGTCCTTTGAATCCTTGAGATAATTCTCCTTGAGGACCACTAGGGCGCGGTTGTATTCATCCATGCCCCTCACAAGGACGGAGAGCTGGTTGTCAATGGAATCAATCAGGGATTTAAGGTAGTCAAGCTCTTCGGATATTCCCACGCTGTTACTGTTTTCCATCCTCTTTCACTCCAAAAATCTTACGGCTTTCCACCAGTGATTCCAGTACAGGCATTGGGTCGCCGGATAAATAACTTATGAGGGCGCCACCTCCGGTTGAGGCGTGTGTTATGCGCCCCATGAGGTTGAGCTTCTCCAGGGCGCTCAAGGTGTGCCCGCCCCCTGCTATTGTCAGTGCATCTGAGTTTGCCACTGCCTCCAGGATTTCCCTGGTACCCACGGAATATTCCTCAATCTCGTACATTCCCATGGGGCCGTTGAGGAAAATCCCCCTGGCTTCCGATATCAGGGACGAGAACCTGGCTATTGACTCAAGACCTATATCGGCAATAAGCTGGTCATCCGGTATGTGATCATTTATGCTGAACAGCCTGCCCATGGGGTTCAGCACGAAATCCTCGGGCATGATTATCTTTCCGGGATAGGACTTCAGGAGCTTGCTGCAAGTTTCAATGAGCTTCTTGTGATCCTTATTGTTCTTCTCGATGAATTCACGATTTTTGCGGCCGATGTCGAATCCGCTTGCCCACAGGAAAGCATTTGCAACCACCCCGCCAACCAGTATGCTGTCCACTGTGCCATCCCTGAGGAAATTGCTGCTTACCTGTATGCTGTCGTCTATCTTTGCTCCGGCAAGTATGGCAATTTTGGGCCTTTCCCTGCTGTCCCTGAACCTGTCGATCATTGAGACTTCACGTTCAA
This genomic interval carries:
- a CDS encoding S26 family signal peptidase; translation: MKRSAPGILAVIIIVAILVGITAYSGEFPPASVVESYSMEHSSSWEWGTINVGDIVIVKYVPNPVEDVVTYVTGRITNFSTYGEYGDVLLYHDPDGNTVIHRAMFYLTWNGSRPVVQGYTDQSWLKIYGMNIVIYDCGYSHRNLLVNVSGFVNESGFITVGDHNLATAPSFYFNAKYDAYLAADQNVGITPAPVKPSQVVGIARGQIPWFGLIKLNLMRLEGDWPYYNEVPAHSYEYLGASLFLIFLAIFFPYPYLGKGRKRK
- the ftsY gene encoding signal recognition particle-docking protein FtsY, whose amino-acid sequence is MFENFRKKLSGLFKGSAGSDEVLRKGDIESSVRDALLESDVSLETSERIIADLDNFLERPGKKVSQADLRDALRKSIRKILDENSTGIDILNPGKKPFVILFLGINGTGKTTTVAKIANYLKKNGKRVVVAAGDTFRAGAIEQLSLLCQDIGVNLIKHEAGSDPASVAFDAIDHAKARNLDYVLIDSAGRMQTNKNLLEEMKKMKRVAKPDLTVLVLDAMIGQDAVYQAETFMKETSFDCVVLTKLDTDARGGAIITIADQLRKPVLFLGVGQGMDDIMEFSTEWYLDRVLPN
- the pfdA gene encoding prefoldin subunit alpha, whose amino-acid sequence is MENSNSVGISEELDYLKSLIDSIDNQLSVLVRGMDEYNRALVVLKENYLKDSKDVKIGIGAGIYMKADLHNEEKLFVPIGSDLYIEEDSSVTLGRLDRNIKEIQDSVQNIQQRRTEISDRYNSLVAAVQNQMGRNKG
- the pgk gene encoding phosphoglycerate kinase, with translation MPRYAGNFFTLDSFDLRGRHIYLRLDVNSPINPIDGNIMSSARFESHLETLRDLSESMVVLVAHQSRPGKNDFTSLNKHAEKLERILGRPVEFIDSLFGKEVRNRIRKMEPGDIIMLENTRFYSEEVDIDAGDIDAVESTHIVRNLVDLFDYFVIDAFPAIHRAQTSLVGFRRLKPNLAGRLIEREVSMIDRFRDSRERPKIAILAGAKIDDSIQVSSNFLRDGTVDSILVGGVVANAFLWASGFDIGRKNREFIEKNNKDHKKLIETCSKLLKSYPGKIIMPEDFVLNPMGRLFSINDHIPDDQLIADIGLESIARFSSLISEARGIFLNGPMGMYEIEEYSVGTREILEAVANSDALTIAGGGHTLSALEKLNLMGRITHASTGGGALISYLSGDPMPVLESLVESRKIFGVKEDGKQ